One window of Uloborus diversus isolate 005 chromosome 3, Udiv.v.3.1, whole genome shotgun sequence genomic DNA carries:
- the LOC129218894 gene encoding uncharacterized protein LOC129218894, translating to MKQKRKGPQEPPYPGGWGPFLAPSRPPQKEPVRAWILDDSSASLLLHPVQAQLQLLQINDNTRKELLLSPWKPDLSFKFPSSGPRNLRFVLKWLGERDWLVYSPSEDGAFCKFCFLFSTTVGKQRSCPGKLVRQPFRNWKDAKEVFREHEKAKYHSDCLQRAGEFLATYTEKVPSIEKALDVALFLARRGLAFRGPRDSGACLENEKSKEEGNFKVLLRFRVESGDTLLKNRLETAGANATYTSWQIQNEIIASFNNIIIRKIIEQVKKAQWFSILVDETTDVSTIKQMTFCVRFIEEGKVHEEFLQFIPITDATGKGLAETIIKTINDLNLQPQCIVGQGYDGARAMSGDIKGVQALIQETYPRALSNSIRVVVNLFAFDRKQWNQFANEQS from the exons ATGAAGCAAAAAAG GAAAGGGCCCCAGGAACCTCCGTACCCAGGAGGCTGGGGCCCCTTTCTAGCACCTAGCCGACCACCCCagaaggagccagtccgggcctggaTATTAGACGATTCTTCGGCCAGCCTGCTCCTACATCCTGTACAAGCTCAACTTCAACTACTTCAG attaatgATAACACAAGGAAGGAACTTCTTTTGAGCCCTTGGAAACCAGATTTGAGCTTTAAATTTCCCTCATCTGGACCAAGAAATTTGAGATTTGTTTTGAAATGGCTTGGTGAGAGGGACTGGCTTGTATACTCGCCATCCGAAGACGGAGCATTCTGTAAGTTTTGCTTCTTATTTAGCACTACGGTTGGGAAACAGCGTTCGTGCCCAGGAAAACTAGTGAGACAGCCATTCAGAAACTGGAAAGACGCTAAAGAAGTTTTCCGGGAACATGAAAAGGCAAAATACCACTCTGATTGTCTTCAAAGAGCGGGTGAATTCTTAGCCACATACACGGAAAAAGTTCCTAGCATTGAAAAGGCTTTAGATGTGG CACTTTTTCTTGCCAGAAGAGGATTGGCGTTTCGAGGTCCCAGAGATTCTGGAGCCTGTTTGGAGAacgaaaaatcaaaagaagaggGGAACTTCAAGGTTCTTCTGAGATTTCGTGTTGAATCTGGAGATACTCTCTTGAAGAACCGTTTAGAAACAGCAGGAGCTAATGCCACATATACAAGCTGGCAGATTCAGAATGAAATCATAGCATCGTTCAACAACATTATCATCAGGAAGATCATTGAGCAAGTAAAAAAGGCTCAGTGGTTTTCGATTCTCGTTGACGAAACGACGGATGTCAGCACAATTAAGCAAATGACTTTCTGCGTCAGATTTATCGAGGAGGGTAAAGTGCACGAAGAATTCCTGCAGTTTATCCCAATCACTGATGCAACTGGAAAGGGACTAGCTGAAACAATAATCAAAACCATAAATGACCTGAATCTCCAGCCCCAATGTATAGTTGGTCAAGGTTATGATGGTGCGAGGGCTATGAGTGGAGACATAAAAGGAGTTCAAGCACTCATACAAGAGACGTACCCACGAGCTCT aagtaattctatTAGGGTTGTTGTTAATTTGTTTGCCTTCGACAGAAAGCAGTGGAACCAATTTGCTAATGAGCAGAGCTAA